In Phaseolus vulgaris cultivar G19833 chromosome 7, P. vulgaris v2.0, whole genome shotgun sequence, the genomic stretch tttccaatgcctcaagaggaatagTCGTTTTACGTGGACAGACGAGTGCGAAGCAGCGTTCCTCAAGctgaaagagtacttggcgacgccacccgTTCTTTGCAAGCCACAAGTAGGCGTCCCCCTCCGCCTATACTTTGCAGTAACGGAATGGGCCATtagctctgtgctggtccaaGAACAAGACCAAGTACAGAGGCCAATATACTTCGTAAGCATGGCTTTACAAGACCCAAAGTCAAGATACCAGTCACTAGAGAAGGCAGCACTGGCAGTAGTATTCTCAGCACGAAGGcttcgccactatttccacagtttcacggtggtggtaatgacggACCTTCCCATCCAGAAGGTACTCCAGAAGCCAGACGTGGCCGGGaggatggtacgctgggcagtggaattgtcagaatttgacatccagtacgagccccggGGATCCATCAAAGGCCAGGTCTATGCTGactttgtagcagaactttcacCAGGAGGAGATCCTCAAGAGGTGGAAGCAGGGGCAtagtggatgctctcagtggatggatcttccaaccagcaagggagcgGCGCTGGAATAATCCTGGAAGGACCTAATGGGGTGTTAATCGAACAGGCtttgcgcttcgccttcaaggcaagcaacaaccaggcggagtacgaggcgttgattgccgggatgcttttggctaaagaaatgggtgctcagagcctcttggcaaagagtgactcccaATTAGTCACCGGACAAGTAACAGGGGGTACCAAGCGAAAGACCCACAGATGGCTGCGTATCTGGGGTACGTCGAGGTATTGAAAAGAGCCTTCGTtgcgtttgagctggtgcatgtccccagggagcaaaatgccagagctgacctgcttgccaagctggccagctcaggcaaggggggaaagcAGATGATCGTAATAcaggagaccctcaaaacgCCGCGAAAGTTCGTTGCAGACAACAAGGTAGGCGTCCTTCACGTTAGTACAACGAGAGGAAaaccaaggagtcatcgctcgTTGAGTCAAGAGACGGTGAGGGCACCTTGCATTAGTACTTACGTAGCCTCGCCAGATGAAGAAAGGAGTGTACAGGTATGCGCATTGGAGGAAGGTGACACTtggatgaccccttacaggcgatacctggcggatgggatCCTCCAAGAAGAGCCAGAGGAGGgcaaaaagactaagaggaACACCGCCAGGTACACCTTAGTGGATGGAATATTGTTCAGGCATGGGTTTACGCATCCTATCTTgacgtgcgtaagcggcgacgagtgcactAGGATAATGGCCGAACTTCACGAAGGTATctgtgggagccacgtgggaggaagatccttggcgtccaaggtgatacgtgcaggtttcttctggccaacagtaagagaGGATTGTGTACGATACACCCAGcattgcaagcagtgccagaggcatgccgattggcacaaggcgccgccagaggagttaagatccatatacagcccgtggccctTCCACACCTGGGGAATTGATATCCTAGGCCCGTTTCCATTGGCAATAAGGCAGATAAATACCTGATCAtggccatcgaatatttcaccaagtggatagaggcagagccggTGGCATAGATCACCGcccacaaggtacaacactttgtttggaaaaacattgtatgtcgttttggggtgccaaggcgtctcattttagacaatggcacccagttcgcgaGCCAGCAGTTGGGGAAGTTATAtacagaagtaggaatcaaacagGTATTCGCGTCGGTCGaatcagcaaacagagttttgttgagaggattgaagcgcagattagagaaggctaaaggggcatgggcagaagaagtgccaaggattgtatgggcttaccacaccacgccccaatcctccaccatggagacacctTTCAGCCTAGTGTACGGATCGGACACTATGATCCCAGTGGAgatacacgaaagctcgcccCGTTTCCTAGGTTTCGTGGAGGAAGAGTCCAACAAAGAAAggagggtgaacctggacctgatAGATGAAGCTAGAGAAGAAACGAAAATTAAGGCtgaggccgtgaagagaagagtggagcgtcaATACAACTCCAAGGTGAAGATACGACAATTCCAGGTCGGGGAtttggtcatgaggaaggctcacccttaCGAGATAGAAAATAaactgtctcccaagtggactggaccgttcagagtaaCCAAGGCCAAAGGGAATGGGTCGTACAAGCTAGAGACTCTAGAAGGAGGCCCCATCCCACTAGTtgaaacgcgacaaatttgaagttttatttcagttaagattttgtaaagggggcactctttttccctctcgggggttttttaatgaggtcacccaaataaagaaacGGAAAGTTTAAAGATATATTTGCCTTAGTTCTTCCTTGCCTTGTAAAACCTAAGATCAAAGAAAAAGACAATATCGGCGTCGCCcgggcaaggcgtcgccaaggtaaggcgtcgcccgaacaaggcgtcgccaaggtaaggcgtcgctaAGACGAGGCTTCGGCAAGAAAGGACGTCGCCCAGAGAAGGCGTCGCTAAGATAGCAATGCCAAGATAAGGCATCGCCAGGACAAGGCATCGCCAGAAGTAGGCGTCGCCACCAAGTAATCAAGTGGAAGTCAAGCCTGGAGCGAAATAACAGGTATATCAGTGTAAGTTGAAATCCGAGCgtttagtccttgagcaggggttaagggattcccttgggacgccccctcctcaagtatgaatagctagccccggtaccagatgtcagtgtaagttaaaatccgggcgcttagtccttgagcaggggttaagggattcccttgggacgccccctcctcaagtatgaacagctagccccggtaccagatatcagtgtaagttaaaatccgggcgcttagtccttgagcaggggttaggGGATTCCcttgggacgccccctcctcaagtatgaacagctagtcccggtaccagatatcagtgtaagttaaaatccgggcgcttagtccttgagcaggggttaggGGATTCCcttgggacgccccctcctcaagtatgaacagctagccccggtaccagatatcagtgtaagttaaaatccgggcacttagtccttgagcaggggttaagggattcccttgggacgccccctcctcaagtatgaacagctagccccggtaccagatatcagtgtaagttaaaatccgggcgcttagtccttgagcaggggttaagggattcctttgggatgccccctcctcaagtatgagcAGCTGGCGCCGGTACCAGATACctgtataagttaaaatccgggcacATACTCCTTGAGCAGGGGCTAAGGGATTCctttgggacgccccctcctcaagtatgaatagctggGCGTGGGCGCCAAAGTACGACTTAGTCCCGAAGTATTTAGACACGTtgaggacacccagagcaggtctctcctTGAGCGTAGACATTCAGCACGACTAGGATAAGGCCTCCTCGCCTCCGAGCGATGTCAaggccaaagaagaagaaactcCCCTGCCGTCCCTAATCGATGAGAAAGTCAGTACTGCCTTCGGCTACAAGGGCCTTAGGCCCGGGAAAGGTAAGTAGGGAGCAGGCCGAAGATTTCACAAGTTCAGAGGGAAAAAGAAAGCAGATAAAAGTGCAAGAGAAGTTGGAAGCATGTGAAgataaagtttaaaataagcATTTAAGCAAAGATCAAGAGTAATAATTACAGACAAAGTTCGCGATAGTTACAAATTAAGCAAAAAAGCAATCATATGCAAGCCAGATATTGAGTCAAAGTAAGGCTATTCTTCAGGGGCCTCCAAAGGCACGAGCTTGCCATTCGTTCAAAGGGCTGCACCCAGTGACGTCGATGCCTGGGTTCATGCAGGCAGCTTTGACAAGAGCCTCAGCAAACCCTTCGGCAAAACTAGAGGCGGATTCCTCGATTAGTTTCTCCTCAGCAACCTTGAAGTTGGCAGCTTGAGCAGTCATCTCTCGGTCCTTGGAGGCCAGGGCAGAGGTCAACTCTTGGACTTTGGCTTGGAGGGAGGCCTTCTCAGTGGTTAACTGGGTACACTCGTCAGCTTTGTTTGCAAAGGCGACCTCCATCTTCCCCAGCTTCTGCTCCCGGTCCACGCACTGGTCCTCGAGTTTCTTCTGATATACCTTGGAGGTTTCTGCAGCCGCCTCAAGGTCAACGATCTTTGTGCGAAGGGGGACCACCTCATTGAGAAGCCCTGCCTGGGACTGAGCCGCCTCTTGCAGTCGTTTGTTGGCCTCCTCCCTTGCCTTTTGTGCCACCCTCAGGGATTCTTTGTAAGCACCCTCTTGACGCCCCCAGTGGGCGGCTAGCCTCTCTTTCTCCTCCTTCAGCTTCTCCTGCCCCTCTTTCAGAGAAGCAACTTCCTTCTCCAGAGCTTGGAAGGCAGAAGCTTGGGCGGTTTTGGCCCTGGACTGTTTGTGCCAAGTGTAGGCGCAAGACATGAAGAGGCCCATGTAATAGTACATGCTCTCCCTCTAGGGCTCTTCAGCTTGGCTACTAGCAGATCCCAGGCTCAGAAATCCCCTTAATGACTCCTGCATGGGAAGAGGAAGTTCTGGGGCAGGGGGAAGAACGTCCACGGTTTCAGCGCTCGGTGGATCCTCCCTTAAGGACTCCGCCCCGTGAGAAGAGGAAGTAGCGGAGGTAACCATCTGAGGGGCATGCTAGGTTCTTTGTCGTTTGAAGACTTGCCCCTCAgcagagtcctcatcatctgaaaCAACCTCCACCACCCTCTTAcccttgtcaaggggggctgagGAAGCACCCGCCTCAACCAGAGCGAGAGGCACGGCTGCGATGGGAGGTGGGGAACATGGAAGTGGATAGGGAGAAGCTAGGATCGTTGGATTTGTTGGTGTTGTTGCAGGTTGAGGTTGGGGGTTAggaaaagatggaggtgcagaaGAGGTTGAGGGTGGAGACGCCAAAACCCCATCTTTGGACTTCAGCACTTGGACCAGTCGCAACCGTCGTTGCCTATCCATTTTAGAATCTACACCAAGAAGACAAGTATAGCAGAGGTTAGGCACAGGCTAAAGTTAAAACACAAAGGAGCAAACCAAGCATGCATCAAACGGGAATTCAACAAAAATAAAGGCTAGCAAGTTATAGAGAAGAACATTCATACTTATATACTTGGCTAGAGCGTCGACATTGAACTCTAGACTTATTATAGTGGCGGTATCGAAGCCCCCCACACTGTTCAGGATCTGGCAAGCCTCTCGATCGTTCGAGGGCAGTTCATCCAGCGACTTGGACTTCATGGTCTTGACCTCATTCACCCAATACAGGGGAAAACCGTCAAGAGCAGAGGGGTCGTAGTCAGAACAACAGACTTTGAAAAATTTGCCCTTCCACCCCTTGAAGGATTGTTGGAAGAGAGATAGGAGAACCCTTCCTGGGATATTGCTGAGGCTCACCTAGAGGCTTTTCCCCTGCTTATTCACTTCAAAGAAGTGCAGGAAGATGTCACCGGAAGGTGTGCACCCGAAGAAGCCGCACAAAACGCCAAAGGCCTTGACGAAGGCCCAGCCATTGGGATGCAGTTGGGTTGGGGCGATGTTAATCTCCGTCAACAACTCCCTCTCAAACCGGGAGAAAGGCAAGCGCATCCCAATACACTTGAAGACGACTTGGTAGAAGtggaagaaggggaccccgttgttggcccgaGTGTCCCCACATAtgggctcccctagagtgcaagggagcactgcAATATCATCATCGTGCCTTTTCCCGAAGGCATGATGGTCGTAAGTAATTGGCTCCCCTATGTGGTCCCTCCAAGCTTTGGTAGACACTAGGCTCGAACACTCGTCGAGCAGTTCGACCGGAGCCCATGGGTATAGGTCCCTATAGTTAACGTTGAGGGGAGGGGGGTTGGCCGTCGTTTTGGTACATGCCATTGACGAAAACTGAAGAacggagaagaaaaaaaagggtTCAGCAAACAAGGAGGAAAAAGGATGAGAAACCCTACGAAAACCCCTACCCACACGAGAAATCcagaagggggggggggggaaaCAGAGAAATGAGAAACAAGATGTAAGAAATACAAGGAAATAAGCAATCCCAGGCAGTTATATCAGTACGAAAATTAAAGGGCGAGCCATCGAAGaggaaaaaccataccttttgAATATCGGGGTGGTTGAAGATTGAGAGTGCGAAAGAGAGAATGAAGGTTGCAGAGAGAGtttgagaagatgaacagtggagAGAATGCGAAGAGTGAATGAAACAGTGGCTTGGAGCGCGCGTTTTTGAAAGATCCAACGTTAACTTGAGGAGCGCGAGAAGCGCTAAGTGATGGCCGTGCGATCAAGCCACGTGGCAAGAGATTAGAGCATAACTTAAAACGTCACATCCGCAAGCGCAGAAAACGTCGCGTCAAATGTTCAGAGAGTGTCAAGTCAAGCTGAACaaaggaatgtcacgtcagcaagaatgCCACGTAGATAATgggggcgaggccttagtcttttcgctgaaacaagtatcagctcaagactggggggcttgtgtaccgtcccgtccccgggcgttgaccaaaggtcaGAGTCAAGGAACCttcaagggacccaaggaatagaagtcaacaggttgaccgctcgaGTCATCGCCTCGCTGAGGCATCGctcaagagaggcatcgcccaagagaggcatcgccgaGTAAAAACATCGCCAGAGAGGCTTCGAGCCTCGACCATACAGAGCAGTAGTAAggggaagagaaaggtggcttcaaggccataagtctAGCACCAGAAGGGGGTATCCTGACTTCTGAGGTATCCTCGCCACTGTTGGGAGACCCTGGTACCGATACGACCCGTAagagggccatgaccaggggagaaccacgtgcatggtacaaaagcaaggtagatacacccccagaGTGAGTGACTAGTAACTAGGACGCACGAGTTGACACCCAGAAAATCAACCCACGTGCTAGAGAGTACTTCGAAGGAAAGCTCACGCAatagaataaccctaagttaGGTTGCGGCGCTGAGGGACCCTCTGCACATAATAAACGGTCAAGTCAGAAGGCCACGTGGCAAGGCACACGTGCCcattaaaggtttcagggaaagttttctaaggtacgcgctAATTTAAGAttacgtatcaaatgtttcaggggcatttttatacgctttcaatgcgctttagtgcgctttaaatgctggatGTGTATAAAAAGGAACCTGAGGACATTTGAGAGGGATCtgagttttaacctaatacacacagatacacagagAAAAGCCCTAGTTGTCTTCGCGGCACACtcacagtgagcacaaggcaattagggcaacacagttctagTTACGCAGTTTTAGTCATTCAGTGCAGttttttgatgtttctcgctagctgacttgatcgtcggagtgcaaacggctgcgtgggcgcccatttgttcacttcttttcaggtactcacagataGAGccaaacgaaggtgccctagcccGCGAGGACAAGCCCTGTACGTAGACGATTCCGGTCAGCCGGCCGGAATAGATTTTAACACCTAGAGGAAACAACCACTCTGTGTTAACTGAGGAAGATCTTGTCTATatctattgcatcatgaacaaagtcaagatcaattggattcatatcaccaaagagcatatgcaaaaatccatgaggttaagtgactaccattatccctatgctgttttaatttctaaatttctactctattttgaagtgaatcttgaggatgaa encodes the following:
- the LOC137829151 gene encoding uncharacterized protein, coding for MGLFMSCAYTWHKQSRAKTAQASAFQALEKEVASLKEGQEKLKEEKERLAAHWGRQEGAYKESLRVAQKAREEANKRLQEAAQSQAGLLNEVVPLRTKIVDLEAAAETSKVYQKKLEDQCVDREQKLGKMEVAFANKADECTQLTTEKASLQAKVQELTSALASKDREMTAQAANFKVAEEKLIEESASSFAEGFAEALVKAACMNPGIDVTGCSPLNEWQARAFGGP